A single Fusobacterium simiae DNA region contains:
- the mnmA gene encoding tRNA 2-thiouridine(34) synthase MnmA, producing the protein MIETKNVASEFKKYIEFDSNNSNIRIGVAMSGGVDSSTVAYLLKQQGYDIFGVTMKTFKDEDSDAKKVCDDLGIEHYVLDVRDEFKEKVMNYFINEYMNGRTPNPCMVCNRYIKFGKMLDFILSKGASFMATGHYTKLKNGLLSVGDDSNKDQVYFLSQIQKDRLSKIIFPVGDLEKPKLRKLAEQLGVRVYSKKDSQEICFVDDGKLKQFLIENTKGKAEKPGNIVDKNGNILGKHKGFSFYTIGQRKGLGISSELPLYVLAFDKETNNIIVGENEDLFKDELMATKLNLFLVSSLESLDNLECFAKTRSRDILHKCLLKKDGDNFQVKFIGNKVRAITPGQGIVFYNKEGNVIAGGFIER; encoded by the coding sequence ATGATAGAAACAAAAAATGTTGCATCTGAATTTAAAAAGTATATTGAATTTGATAGCAACAATAGCAACATTAGAATTGGTGTGGCTATGAGTGGAGGAGTTGACAGTTCAACTGTTGCTTATCTTTTAAAACAACAAGGTTATGATATATTTGGAGTAACTATGAAAACTTTTAAGGATGAGGACTCTGATGCTAAAAAAGTCTGTGATGACTTAGGAATAGAACACTATGTTTTAGATGTAAGAGATGAATTTAAAGAAAAGGTTATGAACTATTTTATTAATGAATATATGAATGGTAGAACTCCGAATCCTTGTATGGTGTGTAATAGATATATAAAATTTGGTAAAATGCTAGATTTTATTTTATCAAAAGGTGCTAGTTTTATGGCAACTGGGCATTATACAAAATTAAAAAATGGACTATTGAGTGTTGGAGATGATTCTAATAAAGATCAAGTATATTTTCTATCTCAAATTCAAAAAGATAGACTTAGCAAAATTATTTTTCCAGTTGGAGATTTAGAAAAACCAAAATTAAGAAAACTTGCTGAACAATTGGGAGTTAGAGTTTATTCTAAAAAAGATTCTCAAGAGATATGCTTTGTTGATGATGGAAAGTTAAAACAATTTTTAATAGAAAATACAAAGGGTAAAGCTGAAAAACCTGGAAATATTGTTGATAAAAATGGAAATATTTTAGGAAAGCATAAAGGATTTTCATTTTATACAATAGGTCAAAGAAAAGGTTTGGGTATATCTAGTGAACTACCTTTATATGTTTTAGCTTTTGATAAAGAAACAAACAATATTATTGTTGGAGAAAATGAAGATCTATTTAAAGATGAGCTTATGGCAACAAAATTAAATCTTTTTTTGGTTTCATCTCTAGAAAGTTTAGATAATTTAGAATGTTTTGCAAAAACTCGTTCAAGAGATATTTTACATAAATGTTTGTTAAAAAAAGATGGAGATAATTTTCAAGTGAAATTTATTGGTAATAAAGTTAGGGCTATCACGCCAGGACAGGGTATAGTTTTCTATAATAAAGAAGGAAATGTAATAGCAGGTGGATTTATTGAAAGATAG
- the mscL gene encoding large-conductance mechanosensitive channel protein MscL: MKLFDEFKAFVMRGNVVDMAVGVIIGGAFGKIVTSLVNDIFMPIIGMIIGNIDFSSLEIKLGEPVEGAEQAAIKYGMFIQEIVNFLIIALCIFMVIKLMNKMQKKKEEIPAPAPEPTKEEVLLTEIRDALNKIADK, translated from the coding sequence ATGAAATTATTTGATGAATTTAAAGCATTTGTAATGCGTGGTAATGTGGTTGATATGGCAGTAGGAGTTATTATTGGAGGAGCTTTTGGAAAAATAGTAACAAGCTTAGTTAATGATATCTTTATGCCAATTATAGGTATGATAATTGGTAATATTGATTTTTCTTCTTTGGAAATAAAATTAGGAGAACCTGTTGAAGGAGCTGAACAGGCTGCTATAAAATATGGAATGTTTATACAAGAAATTGTTAATTTTCTTATAATTGCACTTTGCATATTTATGGTTATAAAATTAATGAACAAAATGCAAAAGAAAAAGGAAGAAATACCTGCACCTGCTCCAGAACCTACAAAAGAAGAAGTTTTACTTACTGAAATTAGAGATGCATTAAATAAAATAGCAGATAAATAA
- a CDS encoding ABC transporter substrate-binding protein produces MKKIILFIFCIALSVSSFAIKVENNQIIDDYGNRIEAKEYKKIIVTDPGVIEILFKIGGEKSIVAIAKTSKSKIYPSDKVDKLVSIGNISNLNLEKVIEYKPDLIVVSSMMLRNVDAVKKMGYNIIVSNASSLDGILDLISVTGVISGKKEEAEKLKKECTLKLEKIEKEKNKNSSKLKGAILFSTSPMSAFSENSIPGDVLKHLGVINIAANVPGQRPILSPEYILKENPDFLAGAMSLDNPQQIIEASNVIPKIKAGKNNNIFILDSSVILRSSYRIFDEMEVLKEKLDKIESK; encoded by the coding sequence ATGAAAAAAATTATTTTATTTATTTTCTGTATTGCTCTTTCAGTTTCATCATTTGCTATAAAAGTTGAAAATAATCAAATAATAGATGATTATGGCAATAGAATTGAAGCCAAGGAGTATAAAAAAATCATTGTAACTGACCCTGGGGTAATAGAAATATTATTTAAAATAGGTGGGGAAAAATCAATAGTTGCCATAGCAAAAACTTCTAAAAGTAAAATATATCCTTCTGATAAAGTGGATAAATTAGTAAGTATTGGAAATATTTCTAATTTAAATTTAGAAAAAGTTATTGAATATAAACCTGATTTAATTGTAGTTAGTTCCATGATGTTAAGGAATGTTGATGCAGTAAAAAAGATGGGATATAACATTATAGTTTCTAATGCCTCTAGTTTAGATGGGATTCTTGATTTAATTTCAGTTACAGGTGTTATATCTGGAAAAAAAGAGGAAGCGGAAAAATTAAAAAAAGAGTGTACACTTAAATTAGAAAAAATTGAAAAAGAAAAGAACAAAAATTCTTCCAAATTAAAAGGAGCAATCCTATTTTCAACTTCACCTATGTCAGCTTTTTCAGAAAATTCAATACCAGGAGATGTTCTAAAACATTTAGGAGTCATTAATATAGCAGCAAATGTTCCAGGACAAAGACCTATATTATCACCAGAATATATTTTGAAAGAAAATCCAGATTTCTTAGCTGGTGCCATGAGTTTAGATAATCCTCAACAAATTATTGAGGCATCAAATGTTATACCAAAAATAAAAGCTGGAAAAAATAATAATATTTTTATTTTAGATTCATCAGTGATATTAAGAAGTTCATATAGAATATTTGATGAAATGGAAGTATTAAAAGAAAAGTTAGATAAAATAGAAAGTAAGTAA